A genomic window from Bacillota bacterium includes:
- the alr gene encoding alanine racemase: MNKPERCKAVIDLNQLKQNYNLIQNHIGKDVLLSSVVKANAYGHGSKEVSLYLESIGCTFFSVACLEEAIELREAGLQSDILIFGKTDPENALILNAYSLIQTVSTYAYASSLNKVGKPIRIHIKIDTGMSRFGMYCHEEEDFKKAIDEIKQISQLPHLSLHGIYTHFAEAEKEDSTFTKKQFNQFMKLLDLLKKEKIEVGIRHCANSSATLQYPFMHLDMVRIGIALYGYPPVKTTLNLEPVMELLAEVVQLKNIKPHDTVSYGRKFTSLENKTIATLAIGYADGYLRGLSNKDYFLFEGKTLLQIGTICMDACMCDVTDATKIKVKDYVIVFGKEKPASVLAKTLQTIDYEILTSISQRVKRIYQ, from the coding sequence ATCATATTGGAAAAGATGTTCTTTTATCAAGTGTCGTAAAAGCAAACGCCTATGGACATGGATCAAAAGAAGTTTCTCTTTACTTAGAATCAATCGGTTGTACGTTTTTCTCGGTTGCGTGTCTTGAAGAAGCCATTGAATTAAGAGAAGCAGGCCTTCAAAGCGATATCTTAATTTTTGGAAAAACCGACCCTGAAAATGCCTTGATTTTAAATGCGTATTCTCTCATTCAAACTGTGTCAACTTATGCGTATGCATCATCTTTAAATAAAGTAGGAAAACCCATCCGAATTCATATAAAAATTGATACAGGTATGTCTCGATTTGGAATGTATTGTCATGAAGAAGAAGATTTTAAAAAAGCGATAGATGAAATCAAACAAATTTCACAATTACCTCATTTGTCTCTTCATGGAATCTATACTCATTTTGCAGAAGCTGAGAAGGAAGATTCAACGTTTACAAAAAAACAATTCAATCAATTTATGAAGTTGTTAGATCTTCTAAAAAAAGAAAAAATTGAAGTTGGAATAAGACATTGTGCTAATTCTAGTGCCACCCTTCAATATCCTTTTATGCATTTAGATATGGTTCGAATTGGGATTGCTCTTTATGGATATCCACCCGTAAAAACGACACTTAATCTAGAACCAGTTATGGAACTTTTAGCAGAAGTGGTACAACTGAAAAATATCAAACCTCACGACACGGTAAGTTATGGAAGAAAATTTACATCTCTTGAAAATAAAACAATTGCAACCCTTGCCATCGGGTACGCCGATGGCTACTTAAGAGGATTATCAAACAAAGATTATTTTCTATTTGAAGGGAAAACACTTCTGCAAATTGGCACCATTTGTATGGATGCTTGCATGTGTGATGTTACAGATGCTACAAAAATAAAGGTGAAAGATTACGTGATTGTTTTTGGAAAAGAAAAACCAGCAAGCGTGCTTGCAAAAACATTACAAACGATTGATTATGAAATTTTAACAAGCATTAGTCAAAGAGTGAAAAGAATCTATCAGTAA